One Ovis aries strain OAR_USU_Benz2616 breed Rambouillet chromosome 4, ARS-UI_Ramb_v3.0, whole genome shotgun sequence DNA window includes the following coding sequences:
- the LOC114114509 gene encoding uncharacterized protein LOC114114509 isoform X1 codes for MFTHQTPEPRYLLDPQGVSPHLRGQTIPRQQPLQTQDPAPHTPSPNSSAQPLRQQPRSRGGGTETVNRNAEATARLLRVSMPPLFAAPELRYRLRLSPLRPLSVTASRSGKMAADGGGRGGGGGRGGGKCTGPARPAPQGQRGRGRSCPPPFCLWAAARRCLSTEARRQPTGSRAVNRISVYFTTDAFNNSPKSGLRSGVNSVRVSLDAH; via the exons ATGTTCACACACCAGACACCCGAACCCCGTTATTTGCTCGACCCCCAAGGAGTCTCTCCACACCTCCGCGGTCAGACGATCCCCCGACAGCAGCCACTGCAGACACAGGACCCGGCTccacacaccccctccccaaacaGCAGCGCTCAGCCTCTTCGCCAGCAACCGAGGAGTAGGGGAGGGGGCACAGAGACAGTCAACAGGAACGCAGAGGCTACGGCGAGGCTGCTTAGAGTGTCTATGCCCCCTCTATTTGCCGCTCCCGAACTCAGGTACCGTCTCCGACTCAGCCCCCTGCGCCCGCTCAGTGTCACTGCCTCTCGCTCTGGGAAAATGGCGGCTgacggcggcggccgcggcggcggcggcggccgcggcggcggcaAGTGCACGGGGCCCGCCCGCCCCGCTCCGCAGGGGCAGAGGGGGAGGGGACGAAGCTGCCCGCCGCCATTTTGCTTATGGGCTGCCGCCCGCCGTTGCCTCTCCACGGAGGCTCGAAGACAGCCAACTGGAAGCAGAGCGGTCAACAGAATCTCCGTCTATTTCACAACAGATGCATTCAACAATTCACCGAAG tctGGCCTCCGGAGCGGGGTGAACTCGGTTAGGGTGTCACTCGACGCCCACTAG
- the LOC114114509 gene encoding uncharacterized protein LOC114114509 isoform X2 → MFTHQTPEPRYLLDPQGVSPHLRGQTIPRQQPLQTQDPAPHTPSPNSSAQPLRQQPRSRGGGTETVNRNAEATARLLRVSMPPLFAAPELRYRLRLSPLRPLSVTASRSGKMAADGGGRGGGGGRGGGKCTGPARPAPQGQRGRGRSCPPPFCLWAAARRCLSTEARRQPTGSRAVNRISVYFTTDAFNNSPKDMSPC, encoded by the exons ATGTTCACACACCAGACACCCGAACCCCGTTATTTGCTCGACCCCCAAGGAGTCTCTCCACACCTCCGCGGTCAGACGATCCCCCGACAGCAGCCACTGCAGACACAGGACCCGGCTccacacaccccctccccaaacaGCAGCGCTCAGCCTCTTCGCCAGCAACCGAGGAGTAGGGGAGGGGGCACAGAGACAGTCAACAGGAACGCAGAGGCTACGGCGAGGCTGCTTAGAGTGTCTATGCCCCCTCTATTTGCCGCTCCCGAACTCAGGTACCGTCTCCGACTCAGCCCCCTGCGCCCGCTCAGTGTCACTGCCTCTCGCTCTGGGAAAATGGCGGCTgacggcggcggccgcggcggcggcggcggccgcggcggcggcaAGTGCACGGGGCCCGCCCGCCCCGCTCCGCAGGGGCAGAGGGGGAGGGGACGAAGCTGCCCGCCGCCATTTTGCTTATGGGCTGCCGCCCGCCGTTGCCTCTCCACGGAGGCTCGAAGACAGCCAACTGGAAGCAGAGCGGTCAACAGAATCTCCGTCTATTTCACAACAGATGCATTCAACAATTCACCGAAG gatATGAGCCCCTGCTGA